A single window of Cetobacterium sp. ZOR0034 DNA harbors:
- the ung gene encoding uracil-DNA glycosylase translates to MMKIGNDWDEVLKSESEKDYFLELKEYLKKEYSEKIIYPPKDEIFTAFKLTPYKDVKVVILGQDPYHGFGQAHGLAFSVKKDIKIPPSLRNMYKEILAEGEGEIFNHGCLESWAKQGVFLLNATLTVRESEANSHSKIGWTQFTDEVIKMINDKDEPVIFVLWGNNAKAKKKYITNQKHIVLEGVHPSPLSASRGFFGCDHFKDINKTLEKLCKKRIDWNIY, encoded by the coding sequence ATGATGAAAATAGGTAATGATTGGGATGAAGTTTTAAAGAGTGAATCTGAAAAAGATTACTTTTTAGAATTGAAAGAGTATTTGAAAAAAGAGTATTCGGAAAAAATAATTTATCCACCAAAAGATGAGATATTTACAGCTTTTAAATTGACGCCTTATAAAGATGTAAAAGTTGTTATATTGGGTCAAGATCCTTATCATGGTTTTGGTCAAGCTCACGGACTAGCTTTTTCTGTAAAAAAAGATATAAAAATACCACCATCTTTAAGAAATATGTATAAAGAGATTTTAGCTGAAGGAGAGGGAGAGATATTCAATCATGGATGTTTAGAATCTTGGGCCAAACAGGGAGTATTTTTGCTAAATGCAACTTTAACTGTAAGAGAGAGTGAAGCTAACTCTCATAGCAAAATAGGTTGGACACAGTTTACAGATGAAGTGATAAAGATGATAAATGATAAAGATGAACCTGTTATATTTGTGCTTTGGGGAAACAACGCTAAAGCAAAGAAAAAATATATTACCAATCAAAAACATATAGTTTTAGAAGGGGTTCATCCAAGCCCACTTTCAGCGAGTAGAGGATTTTTTGGATGTGACCATTTCAAAGATATAAATAAAACTTTAGAAAAATTATGTAAAAAAAGAATAGATTGGAATATATATTAA